A stretch of Oreochromis aureus strain Israel breed Guangdong linkage group 11, ZZ_aureus, whole genome shotgun sequence DNA encodes these proteins:
- the LOC116309506 gene encoding C-X-C chemokine receptor type 3-like isoform X1, translated as MPLSVLLEVEMEDEKITVTEEDLFDLFENFSDWNSSYEGGDIYDLTKVVNFEAVFIPVLYSVVFVVGLLGNGLLLGILARSRKTWSVTDIFILHLGVADILMLVTLPIWAAQYAQSDGWTFGTPLCKIIGSVFTINFYSGILLLACISLDRYLSIVHATQMYSRKKPWVAQASCLMVWFFSLLLSITDWIFLEEMFNDRQDRRECIHNYRKFDVDSEDSWRLASRMIYLIMSFALPSASMIFCYARILDQLRYGAQSLQKQRAFKVIVAVVVVFFICWTPYNITILVDTINCSNNNVTCSVTKSVAKAETVTKCVCFIHCSLNPILYAFVGVKFRRQLMSILRSLGCKVASAKIQSFVSNRRSSMWSESADTSHSLAI; from the exons ATGCCTTTATCGGTGCTGCTGGAAGTAGAG ATGGAAGATGAAAAGATTACAGTGACAGAGGAGgacttgtttgatttatttgaaaACTTTTCAGACTGGAACAGCTCTTATGAAGGGGGTGATATTTATGACCTGACTAAGGTTGTGAattttgaagctgtgttcatACCAGTTCTGTACTCTGTGGTGTTTGTTGTTGGTCTGCTTGGGAATGGATTGCTGTTGGGAATACTGGCTCGGAGTAGGAAGACCTGGAGTGTGACAGATATTTTCATCCTCCACCTGGGAGTGGCAGATATCCTGATGCTGGTGACGCTGCCCATCTGGGCTGCACAGTATGCCCAAAGTGATGGATGGACATTTGGTACTCCCCTTTGCAAGATCATTGGAAGTGTTTTTACA ATTAACTTCTACAGTGGGATCCTTCTCCTGGCCTGCATCAGTCTGGACCGCTACCTGTCCATCGTCCATGCTACACAGATGTACTCAAGGAAGAAGCCTTGGGTTGCTCAGGCCAGCTGCCTGATGGTGTGGTTCTTTTCCCTGCTTCTCTCCATCACTGACTGGATCTTTTTAGAAGAAATGTTCAATGATAGACAAGACAGGAGAGAGTGTATTCACAACTATCGTAAATTTGATGTGGACTCAGAAGATTCTTGGAGGTTGGCATCACGCATGATTTATCTCATAATGAGCTTTGCACTTCCTTCAGCCAGCATGATATTTTGCTATGCCCGCATCCTGGATCAGCTCAGGTATGGAGCCCAGAGCCTTCAAAAGCAGAGAGCTTTTAAAGTTATTGTGGCTGTGGTGgtggttttctttatttgctgGACGCCATACAACATTACGATTTTGGTGGATACAATAAATTGCTCCAATAATAATGTGACTTGTTCTGTCACAAAATCTGTGGCGAAAGCTGAGACAGTgaccaagtgtgtgtgtttcattcaCTGCTCCCTCAATCCCATCCTGTATGCTTTTGTGGGTGTGAAGTTCCGCCGTCAGCTCATGAGCATCCTCAGGTCTCTGGGCTGCAAAGTGGCAAGTGCAAAAATCCAGTCTTTTGTCAGCAACAGGAGAAGCTCCATGTGGTCCGAGTCTGCCGACACCTCCCACTCCCTTGCTATCtga
- the LOC116309506 gene encoding C-X-C chemokine receptor type 3-like isoform X2, producing the protein MEDEKITVTEEDLFDLFENFSDWNSSYEGGDIYDLTKVVNFEAVFIPVLYSVVFVVGLLGNGLLLGILARSRKTWSVTDIFILHLGVADILMLVTLPIWAAQYAQSDGWTFGTPLCKIIGSVFTINFYSGILLLACISLDRYLSIVHATQMYSRKKPWVAQASCLMVWFFSLLLSITDWIFLEEMFNDRQDRRECIHNYRKFDVDSEDSWRLASRMIYLIMSFALPSASMIFCYARILDQLRYGAQSLQKQRAFKVIVAVVVVFFICWTPYNITILVDTINCSNNNVTCSVTKSVAKAETVTKCVCFIHCSLNPILYAFVGVKFRRQLMSILRSLGCKVASAKIQSFVSNRRSSMWSESADTSHSLAI; encoded by the exons ATGGAAGATGAAAAGATTACAGTGACAGAGGAGgacttgtttgatttatttgaaaACTTTTCAGACTGGAACAGCTCTTATGAAGGGGGTGATATTTATGACCTGACTAAGGTTGTGAattttgaagctgtgttcatACCAGTTCTGTACTCTGTGGTGTTTGTTGTTGGTCTGCTTGGGAATGGATTGCTGTTGGGAATACTGGCTCGGAGTAGGAAGACCTGGAGTGTGACAGATATTTTCATCCTCCACCTGGGAGTGGCAGATATCCTGATGCTGGTGACGCTGCCCATCTGGGCTGCACAGTATGCCCAAAGTGATGGATGGACATTTGGTACTCCCCTTTGCAAGATCATTGGAAGTGTTTTTACA ATTAACTTCTACAGTGGGATCCTTCTCCTGGCCTGCATCAGTCTGGACCGCTACCTGTCCATCGTCCATGCTACACAGATGTACTCAAGGAAGAAGCCTTGGGTTGCTCAGGCCAGCTGCCTGATGGTGTGGTTCTTTTCCCTGCTTCTCTCCATCACTGACTGGATCTTTTTAGAAGAAATGTTCAATGATAGACAAGACAGGAGAGAGTGTATTCACAACTATCGTAAATTTGATGTGGACTCAGAAGATTCTTGGAGGTTGGCATCACGCATGATTTATCTCATAATGAGCTTTGCACTTCCTTCAGCCAGCATGATATTTTGCTATGCCCGCATCCTGGATCAGCTCAGGTATGGAGCCCAGAGCCTTCAAAAGCAGAGAGCTTTTAAAGTTATTGTGGCTGTGGTGgtggttttctttatttgctgGACGCCATACAACATTACGATTTTGGTGGATACAATAAATTGCTCCAATAATAATGTGACTTGTTCTGTCACAAAATCTGTGGCGAAAGCTGAGACAGTgaccaagtgtgtgtgtttcattcaCTGCTCCCTCAATCCCATCCTGTATGCTTTTGTGGGTGTGAAGTTCCGCCGTCAGCTCATGAGCATCCTCAGGTCTCTGGGCTGCAAAGTGGCAAGTGCAAAAATCCAGTCTTTTGTCAGCAACAGGAGAAGCTCCATGTGGTCCGAGTCTGCCGACACCTCCCACTCCCTTGCTATCtga
- the LOC116309503 gene encoding C-X-C chemokine receptor type 3-like isoform X1, whose translation MMMEDGKITVTEEDWSDLYDNYNYSDLNGSYDGVEGGDVCDLTKTVDFEAVFIPVLYSMVFVVGLLGNGLLLGILARSRKTWSVTDTFILHLGVADILMLVTLPIWAAQYAQSDGWTFGTPLCKISGSIFTINFYSGILLLACISLDRYLSIVHATQMYSRKKPWVVQASCLMVWFFSLLLSIIDWIFLEEIFDDRRGRRECIHNYRRFDENAVYYWRLASRMIYLIVGFVLPSGVMIFCYSRILHQLSYGAQSLQKQRAFKVIVAVVVVFFIFWTPYNITLLVETIHFDNNTETCSDTTSLEKIKTVTTCVGFIHCCLNPILYAFVGVKFRRQLMSILRSLGCKVASAKIQSFVSNRRSSMWSESADTSHSLAI comes from the exons ATG ATGATGGAAGATGGAAAGATTACAGTGACAGAGGAGGACTGGTCTGATTTATATGACAACTATAACTATTCAGACCTGAACGGCTCTTACGATGGGGTTGAAGGGGGTGATGTTTGCGACCTGACTAAGACTGTGGACTTTGAAGCCGTGTTCATACCAGTTCTGTACTCCATGGTGTTTGTTGTTGGTCTGCTTGGGAATGGATTGCTGTTGGGAATACTGGCTCGGAGTAGGAAGACCTGGAGTGTGACAGATACGTTCATCCTCCACCTGGGAGTTGCAGATATCCTGATGCTGGTGACGCTGCCCATCTGGGCTGCACAGTATGCTCAAAGTGATGGATGGACATTTGGTACTCCCCTTTGCAAGATCAGTGGAAGTATTTTTACA ATTAACTTCTACAGTGGGATCCTTCTCCTGGCCTGCATCAGTCTGGACCGCTACCTGTCCATCGTCCATGCTACACAGATGTACTCAAGGAAGAAGCCTTGGGTTGTTCAGGCCAGCTGCCTGATGGTGTGGTTCTTTTCCCTGCTTCTCTCCATCATTGACTGGATctttttagaagaaatatttgaTGATAGACGAGGCAGAAGAGAGTGTATTCACAACTATCGTAGATTTGATGAGAATGCAGTATATTATTGGAGGTTGGCATCACGCATGATTTATCTCATAGTGGGCTTTGTGCTTCCTTCCGGTGTCATGATTTTCTGTTACTCCCGCATCCTGCATCAGCTGAGCTATGGTGCCCAGAGCCTTCAAAAGCAGAGAGCTTTTAAAGTTATTGTGGCTGTGGTGGTGGTTTTCTTTATCTTCTGGACCCCGTACAACATCACACTCTTAGTCGAAACAATTCATTTTGACAACAACACAGAAACTTGTTCAGACACAACATCTCTGGAAAAAATTAAGACAGTGACCACCTGTGTGGGTTTCATTCACTGCTGCCTCAATCCCATCCTGTATGCTTTTGTGGGTGTGAAGTTCCGGCGTCAGCTTATGAGCATCCTCAGGTCTCTGGGCTGCAAAGTGGCAAGTGCAAAAATCCAGTCTTTTGTCAGCAACAGGAGAAGCTCCATGTGGTCCGAGTCTGCCGACACCTCCCACTCCCTTGCTATCtga
- the LOC116309503 gene encoding C-X-C chemokine receptor type 3-like isoform X2 — MMEDGKITVTEEDWSDLYDNYNYSDLNGSYDGVEGGDVCDLTKTVDFEAVFIPVLYSMVFVVGLLGNGLLLGILARSRKTWSVTDTFILHLGVADILMLVTLPIWAAQYAQSDGWTFGTPLCKISGSIFTINFYSGILLLACISLDRYLSIVHATQMYSRKKPWVVQASCLMVWFFSLLLSIIDWIFLEEIFDDRRGRRECIHNYRRFDENAVYYWRLASRMIYLIVGFVLPSGVMIFCYSRILHQLSYGAQSLQKQRAFKVIVAVVVVFFIFWTPYNITLLVETIHFDNNTETCSDTTSLEKIKTVTTCVGFIHCCLNPILYAFVGVKFRRQLMSILRSLGCKVASAKIQSFVSNRRSSMWSESADTSHSLAI, encoded by the exons ATGATGGAAGATGGAAAGATTACAGTGACAGAGGAGGACTGGTCTGATTTATATGACAACTATAACTATTCAGACCTGAACGGCTCTTACGATGGGGTTGAAGGGGGTGATGTTTGCGACCTGACTAAGACTGTGGACTTTGAAGCCGTGTTCATACCAGTTCTGTACTCCATGGTGTTTGTTGTTGGTCTGCTTGGGAATGGATTGCTGTTGGGAATACTGGCTCGGAGTAGGAAGACCTGGAGTGTGACAGATACGTTCATCCTCCACCTGGGAGTTGCAGATATCCTGATGCTGGTGACGCTGCCCATCTGGGCTGCACAGTATGCTCAAAGTGATGGATGGACATTTGGTACTCCCCTTTGCAAGATCAGTGGAAGTATTTTTACA ATTAACTTCTACAGTGGGATCCTTCTCCTGGCCTGCATCAGTCTGGACCGCTACCTGTCCATCGTCCATGCTACACAGATGTACTCAAGGAAGAAGCCTTGGGTTGTTCAGGCCAGCTGCCTGATGGTGTGGTTCTTTTCCCTGCTTCTCTCCATCATTGACTGGATctttttagaagaaatatttgaTGATAGACGAGGCAGAAGAGAGTGTATTCACAACTATCGTAGATTTGATGAGAATGCAGTATATTATTGGAGGTTGGCATCACGCATGATTTATCTCATAGTGGGCTTTGTGCTTCCTTCCGGTGTCATGATTTTCTGTTACTCCCGCATCCTGCATCAGCTGAGCTATGGTGCCCAGAGCCTTCAAAAGCAGAGAGCTTTTAAAGTTATTGTGGCTGTGGTGGTGGTTTTCTTTATCTTCTGGACCCCGTACAACATCACACTCTTAGTCGAAACAATTCATTTTGACAACAACACAGAAACTTGTTCAGACACAACATCTCTGGAAAAAATTAAGACAGTGACCACCTGTGTGGGTTTCATTCACTGCTGCCTCAATCCCATCCTGTATGCTTTTGTGGGTGTGAAGTTCCGGCGTCAGCTTATGAGCATCCTCAGGTCTCTGGGCTGCAAAGTGGCAAGTGCAAAAATCCAGTCTTTTGTCAGCAACAGGAGAAGCTCCATGTGGTCCGAGTCTGCCGACACCTCCCACTCCCTTGCTATCtga
- the trim35-28 gene encoding tripartite motif containing 35-28 translates to MSDNMDEDEPLPLQQDLTCPVCQGIFRDPMLLPCTHSFCRECLVKNWEYNKKCPVCREVCEEDKAIANRALKSACETFLKQTNKRPKTIQPSEAVCNLHLKPLELYCEKDEEPVCVECVTLHSTHRLYTLSDGAPMCKKELSDRVHIFERKVDTYKKTSRNLKNAVKYIKYQAEEAEKQIKAEFQRLHDVLTAEEAMRLKALSDEEGEKITAIHKLIESTEKDVVAMKELIDTIKKEMGNEDLPLLRNFQNLKRQAHWPRSEPRLPYGSLLNVAKHVGGLGFNVWKKMQSHVKYYPVLLNPNTASPWLSLSPDLVSVKESSERLTVPDNPERFDPCVFVLGAEGYTSGKHKWDVLVGDNPKWIVGVCRESLPRKKKFTVATNRGVWALGLSKGVYSVMTTKREELQLQQRPEKIRVKLNIEKGEVSFWDGGLGKHLVTLTHKFEGAIFPIFGPGLHSSPMDLVPGKIAIHMSTTQDKVIDVKMQH, encoded by the exons ATGTCTGACAACATGGATGAGGATGAGCCTTTACCTCTCCAGCAGGACCTGACCTGCCCTGTATGCCAGGGCATATTCCGGGACCCGATGCTGTTGCCTTGCACCCACAGCTTCTGTCGGGAGTGTCTGGTGAAAAATTGGGAATACAACAAAAAGTGTCCCGTCTGCAGGGAGGTGTGTGAGGAAGACAAGGCCATCGCCAATCGTGCGCTCAAGAGCGCCTGCGAGACCTTCCTTAAACAGACGAACAAACGACCGAAAACCATTCAGCCCAGTGAGGCAGTCTGCAACCTGCACCTGAAACCCCTGGAGCTGTACTGCGAGAAGGACGAGGAGCCGGTGTGCGTGGAATGCGTCACTCTGCACAGCACCCACAGGCTGTACACACTGAGCGATGGAGCGCCCATGTGCAAG AAAGAGCTGAGCGACAGAGTCCACATTTTTGAAAGGAAAGTGGACACTTACAAGAAAACATCTCGCAATCTCAAAAACGCAGTGAAATACATCAAG TATCAggctgaagaagcagaaaaacagatcAAAGCAGAGTTTCAGAGGCTTCACGACGTGCTTACTGCAGAAGAAGCCATGCGTCTTAAAGCACTGTCTGATGAGGAGGGGGAGAAGATCACTGCCATACACAAACTGATTGAAAGCACAGAAAAGGATGTTGTCGCTATGAAGGAGCTCATTGATACAATTAAGAAGGAGATGGGCAATGAGGATCTACCGCTCCTtcgg aatTTCCAGAATTTAAAAAGACA AGCTCACTGGCCTCGTTCAGAGCCTCGCCTTCCCTACGGATCCCTTTTGAACGTGGCCAAACACGTTGGTGGTCTGGGCTTCAACGTATGGAAGAAAATGCAGTCTCATGTGAAATATT ATCCAGTGCTGTTGAACCCGAACACAGCCTCGCCTTGGCTGTCTTTGAGTCCAGACCTGGTCAGTGTGAAGGAAAGCTCAGAGCGGCTGACCGTCCCCGATAACCCAGAGCGCTTTGATCCCTGCGTCTTTGTCCTAGGTGCTGAAGGTTACACCTCCGGGAAACACAAATGGGATGTCCTTGTAGGTGACAACCCCAAGTGGATAGTGGGAGTGTGCAGAGAGTCATTGCCGCGTAAAAAGAAGTTTACAGTTGCAACAAACCGCGGTGTGTGGGCCTTAGGACTGAGCAAAGGGGTGTATAGTGTAATGACAACTAAGCGTGAAGAGCTGCAGCTTCAGCAGCGACCTGAAAAGATTCGAGTCAAGCTTAATATAGAAAAGGGAGAGGTGTCATTTTGGGATGGAGGGTTAGGGAAGCACCTGGTCACACTTACACACAAGTTTGAAGGTGCGATATTTCCTATTTTTGGTCCTGGCCTCCATAGCTCGCCCATGGATCTGGTTCCAGGAAAAATAGCTATACACATGTCAACAACCCAAGATAAGGTTATTGACGTAAAGATGCAACATTGA